From the Salinimicrobium tongyeongense genome, one window contains:
- the lptB gene encoding LPS export ABC transporter ATP-binding protein gives MKLYAENLVKSYKGREVVKGISLEVNQGEIVGLLGPNGAGKTTSFYMIVGLIKPNGGRIFLDRENITKFPMYKRAQYGIGYLAQEASVFRKLSIEDNIMSVLELTRLSKKERQMKMESLIEEFGLGHIRKNRGDLLSGGERRRTEIARALATDPHFILLDEPFAGVDPVAVEDIQRIVAQLKNKNIGILITDHNVQETLAITDRTYLMFEGRILKAGVPEELAEDEMVRKVYLGQNFELRKKKIFQ, from the coding sequence ATGAAGTTATACGCAGAAAATCTTGTAAAATCCTATAAAGGACGGGAAGTAGTAAAGGGGATTTCCCTCGAAGTGAACCAGGGGGAGATCGTGGGGCTGCTGGGGCCAAACGGCGCCGGAAAAACCACTTCTTTTTACATGATCGTAGGCTTGATAAAGCCCAATGGCGGAAGGATCTTTCTGGATAGAGAAAATATCACAAAATTCCCCATGTACAAACGCGCGCAGTACGGGATTGGGTACCTGGCCCAGGAAGCCTCTGTTTTCCGGAAACTCAGTATTGAAGACAACATCATGAGCGTGCTTGAACTTACCAGGCTTTCAAAGAAAGAGCGGCAAATGAAGATGGAATCACTAATTGAGGAATTCGGTTTGGGACATATACGAAAAAACCGGGGCGACCTCTTAAGTGGTGGTGAACGGCGCCGTACCGAAATTGCCCGTGCCCTGGCTACAGACCCGCATTTTATTCTGTTAGACGAGCCCTTCGCCGGGGTTGATCCAGTGGCCGTTGAAGACATTCAGCGCATTGTGGCCCAGCTAAAAAACAAGAATATCGGTATTCTTATCACCGACCATAACGTGCAGGAAACCCTCGCCATCACCGACCGTACTTACCTCATGTTTGAAGGCCGCATCTTAAAAGCCGGTGTGCCCGAAGAACTCGCCGAAGACGAGATGGTGAGAAAGGTGTATTTAGGTCAGAACTTTGAACTTCGGAAAAAGAAGATTTTCCAGTAA
- a CDS encoding carboxymuconolactone decarboxylase family protein — protein MKNQVEEFNEYRQKMNDKILGDNNKVIKRIFNLDTNAYAPGALDVKTKELLGLVASAVLRCDDCIKYHLETSYKEGLSKDEVMEALSIATLVGGTIVIPHLRRAYEFWEELEAQS, from the coding sequence ATGAAAAATCAGGTAGAAGAATTCAATGAATATCGCCAAAAAATGAATGACAAGATTCTTGGCGACAACAATAAAGTTATAAAACGCATTTTTAACCTTGACACCAATGCTTACGCCCCGGGCGCACTTGATGTAAAGACCAAAGAGCTGCTGGGATTGGTGGCCTCGGCAGTATTGCGCTGCGACGATTGTATCAAATACCATCTTGAAACCAGCTACAAAGAAGGCTTGTCTAAAGATGAAGTGATGGAAGCCCTCAGCATTGCAACCCTGGTAGGCGGAACCATCGTGATCCCGCACCTAAGAAGGGCATACGAATTTTGGGAGGAGTTGGAAGCTCAAAGCTAG
- the tatC gene encoding twin-arginine translocase subunit TatC, with amino-acid sequence MAKVEKTADEMSFLDHLEELRWHLIRATLAVVIAGTAAFLAKGFIFDTLLFGPTSANFFTYDILCRLSTFVGLEGGFCFEDMPFTIQSRTMGGQFSAHVWTSITAGFIIAFPYIIYEFWKFISPAMYANERNTARGFIFISSVLFFMGVLFGYYLVTPLSINFLGKYQVSEVVLNEFDIGSYISLVRSSVVACGLIFELPIIIYFLTKIGLVTPQFLRKYRKFALVIVLILSAIITPPDILSQVIVAIPVLILYEVSIIISRIVTRNEARKLKKQQP; translated from the coding sequence ATGGCAAAAGTAGAAAAAACTGCCGATGAAATGTCATTTTTGGATCACCTGGAAGAGCTGCGCTGGCACCTCATCAGGGCCACTTTGGCAGTAGTGATTGCAGGCACTGCAGCTTTCCTGGCCAAAGGCTTCATTTTTGACACCCTGCTCTTTGGCCCCACCAGTGCCAATTTCTTTACCTATGATATCCTTTGTCGCCTCTCTACTTTTGTGGGGCTCGAAGGCGGGTTTTGTTTTGAAGACATGCCATTTACCATTCAGTCAAGAACCATGGGCGGGCAGTTCTCTGCCCACGTATGGACCTCGATCACAGCCGGGTTCATCATTGCATTCCCGTATATCATCTACGAGTTCTGGAAATTTATCTCCCCGGCCATGTACGCCAATGAAAGAAATACCGCAAGGGGCTTCATTTTCATCTCCTCGGTGTTGTTCTTTATGGGGGTGCTCTTTGGATATTACCTTGTAACCCCACTCTCTATTAATTTCCTCGGAAAATACCAGGTAAGTGAGGTAGTGCTTAACGAATTTGACATTGGAAGTTACATAAGCCTGGTGCGATCTTCGGTTGTAGCCTGCGGCCTCATCTTTGAGCTACCCATTATTATCTACTTCCTTACAAAAATAGGCCTGGTAACCCCACAATTTCTTCGGAAGTATCGCAAGTTTGCCCTGGTAATTGTACTGATACTTTCAGCAATAATAACCCCACCCGACATTTTGAGTCAGGTAATAGTAGCTATTCCGGTGTTGATACTTTACGAAGTAAGCATCATAATTTCCAGGATTGTCACAAGAAATGAAGCCAGAAAACTAAAAAAACAACAGCCATGA
- a CDS encoding KpsF/GutQ family sugar-phosphate isomerase: MTPQEKILSVARETILTEAKAIANLEQLLDQNFAKAVQAVYNSKGRVIITGIGKSAAIATKIVATLNSTGTPAVFMHAADAIHGDLGSILQDDVVICISKSGNTPEIKVLVPLIKNFGNTLVAITGNKDSFLGKQADFILNSFVEKEACPNNLAPTTSTTAQLVIGDALAVCLLNLREFSSQDFAKYHPGGALGKKLYLRVSDIADQNQKPAVTPNTPVPQVIIEISEKMLGVTAVLEDDKITGIVTDGDIRRMLQKSTNIAGLTAKDIMSPNPKTIESDAMAVDALDVLEDNKISQLLAVKDEKYYGVVHLHNLIREGII; the protein is encoded by the coding sequence TTGACACCTCAAGAAAAAATACTCTCTGTTGCCAGAGAAACCATTTTAACTGAAGCCAAAGCTATAGCAAATTTAGAGCAATTATTAGACCAAAATTTTGCTAAAGCTGTACAGGCAGTATATAATTCAAAAGGCAGAGTCATAATTACCGGAATTGGAAAAAGCGCCGCCATAGCAACAAAGATCGTTGCCACGCTGAATTCTACAGGCACACCCGCCGTTTTCATGCATGCCGCCGATGCAATACACGGCGACTTAGGGTCTATCCTTCAGGACGATGTGGTGATTTGCATCTCAAAAAGCGGGAATACCCCCGAAATAAAAGTGCTGGTTCCCCTCATTAAGAACTTCGGAAATACCCTTGTGGCCATAACAGGAAATAAGGATTCATTTTTGGGAAAACAAGCCGATTTTATCCTGAATTCTTTTGTGGAAAAAGAAGCCTGTCCCAACAACCTCGCACCTACCACCAGCACCACTGCTCAACTGGTAATTGGCGATGCGCTGGCGGTTTGTTTGCTGAACCTTAGGGAATTCTCAAGTCAGGATTTCGCAAAATACCATCCGGGAGGGGCTTTGGGAAAAAAGCTTTATTTAAGGGTGAGCGATATTGCAGACCAGAATCAAAAACCCGCGGTTACTCCAAACACTCCCGTGCCGCAGGTGATCATTGAAATTTCTGAAAAAATGCTCGGTGTCACTGCTGTTCTTGAGGATGACAAAATTACCGGTATAGTGACTGACGGTGACATAAGGAGGATGCTTCAAAAAAGCACAAACATTGCCGGGTTAACGGCTAAAGATATAATGAGCCCTAACCCCAAGACCATAGAGAGCGATGCTATGGCTGTAGATGCGCTTGATGTGCTCGAAGACAACAAAATATCACAGCTTTTGGCTGTAAAAGACGAAAAATATTACGGGGTGGTGCATTTGCACAACTTAATAAGGGAAGGAATTATTTAG
- a CDS encoding RecQ family ATP-dependent DNA helicase, with the protein MTSQEINLHEQLKKYFGFSQFKGLQEEVIKSIVNDHNTFVVMPTGGGKSLCYQLPALIKDGTAIVVSPLIALMKNQVDAIRGISSENGIAHVLNSSLNKTEVKQVKEDITNGTTKLLYVAPESLTKEENVEFLRSVKISFLAIDEAHCISEWGHDFRPEYRNLRHIVKRIGDDIPIIGLTATATPKVQEDILKNLGITDARTFKASFNRPNLYYEIRPKTKNVDADIIRFIKQNQGKSGIIYCLSRKRVEELAQTLQVNGISAVPYHAGLDAKTRSRHQDMFLMEEVDVVVATIAFGMGIDKPDVRFVIHHDIPKSIESYYQETGRAGRDGGEGHCLAFYSYKDIEKLEKFMSGKPVAEQEIGQALLQEVVAFAETSVSRRKFILHYFGEDFDEKTGEGADMDDNVRNPKKQHEAKAEVELLLRTVKETKQLYKSKEVVNTLVGKSNAVIKSHRTDEHELFGKGAGKDDKYWMALLRQVLVGGYLRKDIETYGVVKLTEKGEDFLKKPGSFMMTEDHIYEVDGNDGIVSAAKSGGGTDEELLKMLKDLRKKIAKDLSLPTHLIFQDPSLEDMALKYPVSVEELGNIHGVGEGKKSKPYSKKFVELIARYVDENDITRPDDLVVKTTGSNSGLKLYIIQNVDRKLPLDDIAAAKGMEMHDFIKEMEAIVYSGTKLNINYWIDEILDEDQQEEIHEYFIDAQTDKIEEALDEFDGDYDEEELRLYRIKFISEVAN; encoded by the coding sequence ATGACTTCGCAGGAAATCAATTTACACGAACAACTTAAGAAATACTTTGGTTTTAGCCAGTTTAAGGGCCTCCAGGAGGAGGTAATAAAAAGTATAGTTAATGACCATAACACCTTTGTGGTAATGCCTACCGGAGGTGGAAAATCTTTATGTTATCAATTGCCGGCCCTAATTAAAGACGGCACTGCAATTGTGGTTTCTCCTTTAATTGCGTTAATGAAGAACCAGGTAGATGCCATTCGCGGAATTTCTTCGGAAAATGGTATCGCCCACGTTTTAAATTCAAGTCTTAACAAGACCGAAGTAAAACAGGTGAAGGAGGACATTACCAACGGAACTACAAAACTTCTTTATGTCGCCCCCGAATCCCTCACCAAAGAAGAGAATGTTGAATTTCTACGCAGCGTAAAAATTTCATTCCTTGCTATTGATGAGGCACATTGTATTAGTGAATGGGGTCACGATTTCAGGCCCGAGTACAGGAACCTGAGGCATATTGTGAAGCGAATTGGGGATGATATTCCTATTATTGGCCTAACGGCTACGGCTACGCCCAAGGTGCAGGAAGATATCCTGAAGAACCTGGGAATTACAGACGCCCGCACTTTTAAGGCTTCTTTTAACCGCCCTAACCTTTATTACGAGATACGCCCTAAGACCAAGAATGTAGATGCCGATATTATCAGGTTCATAAAACAGAACCAGGGGAAATCGGGAATTATTTACTGCCTTAGCCGTAAAAGGGTAGAAGAACTGGCTCAAACCCTGCAGGTGAACGGTATTTCGGCTGTTCCGTATCACGCAGGCCTGGATGCCAAGACCCGTTCGCGGCATCAGGATATGTTCCTGATGGAAGAAGTAGACGTGGTGGTGGCCACTATTGCCTTTGGAATGGGAATTGACAAGCCCGATGTTCGTTTCGTGATACATCACGACATCCCAAAAAGTATAGAAAGTTACTATCAGGAGACCGGGCGTGCCGGGAGGGATGGTGGTGAAGGCCACTGTCTCGCATTCTACTCCTATAAAGATATTGAGAAGCTCGAAAAATTCATGAGCGGGAAACCGGTAGCCGAGCAGGAAATTGGCCAGGCCCTTTTGCAGGAGGTCGTGGCTTTTGCCGAAACTTCGGTATCCAGGAGAAAATTCATTCTGCACTACTTCGGTGAAGATTTTGATGAAAAGACCGGCGAAGGAGCCGATATGGATGACAACGTGCGCAATCCAAAAAAACAGCACGAAGCTAAAGCTGAAGTAGAACTTTTGTTGCGAACGGTTAAAGAAACCAAACAGCTTTACAAGTCCAAAGAGGTGGTAAATACCCTCGTTGGAAAATCTAATGCTGTTATTAAGTCACATAGAACCGATGAACATGAGCTCTTCGGGAAAGGTGCCGGTAAAGATGATAAATACTGGATGGCTTTGCTACGACAGGTTCTTGTTGGCGGATACCTTCGGAAAGATATCGAAACCTATGGCGTGGTGAAGCTCACTGAAAAAGGTGAGGATTTCCTGAAAAAGCCTGGTTCTTTCATGATGACCGAAGATCATATCTATGAAGTTGACGGAAATGACGGAATAGTTTCCGCAGCAAAATCGGGCGGAGGTACAGATGAAGAACTGCTTAAAATGCTGAAGGATTTAAGGAAGAAGATCGCTAAAGATCTAAGCCTGCCCACGCATTTAATATTCCAGGATCCTTCTTTGGAAGACATGGCTTTAAAATATCCTGTTTCTGTTGAAGAACTTGGAAATATACACGGGGTAGGGGAAGGAAAAAAGTCTAAACCTTACAGCAAAAAGTTCGTGGAGCTTATAGCCAGGTACGTTGATGAAAATGACATTACCCGACCTGATGACCTGGTGGTGAAAACCACGGGATCAAACAGCGGGTTGAAATTGTACATCATCCAAAACGTAGACCGCAAACTTCCGCTTGATGATATAGCAGCAGCTAAAGGTATGGAGATGCACGATTTCATCAAAGAGATGGAAGCCATTGTCTACAGTGGTACCAAGCTGAACATCAATTACTGGATTGACGAGATTCTAGATGAAGATCAGCAGGAAGAGATCCATGAATATTTCATCGATGCCCAAACCGATAAGATTGAAGAAGCCTTAGATGAATTTGACGGTGATTACGACGAAGAAGAATTGAGACTCTACAGGATCAAATTCATCAGCGAAGTAGCCAATTAA
- a CDS encoding peptidylprolyl isomerase: MNDGLYAKLHTTRGEITIRLEHEKTPGTVGNFVGLAEGKLENEAKPQGKPYYDGLKFHRVIPDFMIQGGDPKGSGAGGPGYQFEDEIHPDLKHDRPGILSMANAGPGTNGSQFFITHVPTPWLDGKHTVFGHVVEGQDVVDAVKQGDTIEKIEIIREGESAKSFNAVESFRLFNGAKAEREAAAKKQQEELMGELAQGFEKTSSGLRYKMIAEGNGKKAEKGKTVSVHYKGMLADGTVFDSSYKRKQPIEFPLGKGHVIEGWDEGIQLLKEGDQARFVIPSQLGYGSRGAGGVIPPNATLIFDVELVKVK, encoded by the coding sequence ATGAACGACGGATTATACGCTAAACTCCACACCACAAGAGGAGAGATAACCATAAGACTGGAGCACGAGAAAACCCCCGGCACTGTTGGGAATTTTGTGGGCCTGGCTGAAGGGAAACTGGAAAATGAGGCTAAACCTCAAGGTAAACCTTATTATGACGGACTCAAATTTCACAGGGTGATCCCCGATTTTATGATCCAGGGAGGTGACCCTAAAGGTAGCGGCGCCGGAGGACCTGGATATCAGTTTGAAGATGAGATACATCCCGATCTTAAGCACGACCGTCCCGGGATCCTGTCAATGGCCAATGCAGGCCCGGGAACCAACGGGAGCCAGTTCTTTATTACTCATGTGCCCACACCCTGGTTAGACGGGAAACATACTGTTTTTGGACATGTGGTTGAGGGGCAGGATGTGGTAGATGCCGTGAAACAAGGTGATACCATAGAAAAAATTGAGATCATCAGGGAAGGTGAATCGGCTAAGAGTTTTAATGCAGTAGAATCTTTCCGGCTGTTCAATGGTGCAAAAGCCGAAAGAGAAGCAGCAGCTAAAAAGCAGCAGGAAGAACTTATGGGTGAACTGGCTCAGGGCTTCGAAAAAACCAGTAGCGGACTTCGTTATAAGATGATCGCTGAAGGTAATGGCAAAAAAGCTGAAAAAGGAAAGACGGTTTCTGTACACTATAAAGGAATGTTGGCAGACGGAACGGTCTTCGATTCTTCGTACAAAAGAAAACAACCAATTGAATTTCCATTGGGGAAAGGCCATGTAATTGAAGGATGGGACGAAGGAATTCAACTTCTGAAGGAAGGAGATCAGGCCCGGTTTGTTATTCCTTCGCAACTTGGCTATGGCTCCCGTGGTGCCGGCGGAGTAATTCCTCCAAACGCCACCCTTATCTTTGACGTAGAGCTTGTAAAGGTGAAGTAA
- a CDS encoding peroxiredoxin: MSTLRLGDKAPNFDAETSEGKINFYDFLGDSWGILFSHPADYTPVCTTELGAAAKYRDEFEKRNVKVMALSVDGVESHKDWIKDINETQNTTVNFPIIADEDRKVADLYDMIHPNADNTLTVRSVYVIAPDKTIKLMITYPASTGRNFDELLRVIDSLQLTAYKKVATPANWKSGEDVVISPSVNNEEAKKLFPKGFKEVKPYLRMTPQPE; the protein is encoded by the coding sequence ATGAGCACATTAAGACTTGGAGACAAGGCACCAAACTTTGATGCCGAAACTTCGGAAGGAAAGATCAACTTCTACGATTTTCTTGGTGACAGCTGGGGAATCCTGTTTTCCCATCCTGCCGATTATACGCCTGTATGTACCACCGAACTGGGGGCAGCAGCAAAATATAGAGATGAATTTGAAAAGCGCAACGTGAAGGTGATGGCACTTAGCGTAGACGGCGTGGAATCCCACAAAGACTGGATCAAAGATATCAATGAAACTCAAAACACCACGGTAAACTTCCCCATCATTGCTGATGAAGACCGAAAGGTAGCCGATCTTTATGATATGATCCACCCCAATGCCGATAACACACTTACAGTACGTTCGGTCTATGTTATTGCACCTGATAAGACGATAAAGTTAATGATCACTTATCCTGCCAGTACCGGAAGGAATTTTGATGAGCTGTTAAGAGTGATAGATTCGCTGCAGCTTACCGCTTATAAGAAAGTAGCAACCCCCGCCAATTGGAAATCGGGAGAAGATGTTGTGATAAGCCCTTCAGTAAATAACGAGGAAGCCAAAAAGTTATTCCCTAAAGGTTTTAAAGAAGTGAAACCTTACCTGAGGATGACACCACAACCGGAATAG
- a CDS encoding thioredoxin family protein yields the protein MAETASNTLPLGTRLIDFELPDAVTANLYSLTDVQGERGTVIMFLCNHCPYVKHVVDEIVRVANDYRVLGFGFAAICSNDVEKVPEDHPDLMWQFARKHNFTFPYLYDRTQEVARNYKAECTPDFYLFDGEQRLVYHGQLDSSRPGNGLSVNGRELREALDALLGSRPVPGPQKPSVGCSIKWKYTPKE from the coding sequence ATGGCCGAAACCGCTTCAAATACTTTACCGCTGGGAACCCGGCTTATAGATTTTGAATTGCCCGATGCTGTCACGGCAAATCTCTATTCCCTTACCGATGTGCAGGGAGAAAGAGGAACTGTGATCATGTTCCTTTGCAACCACTGCCCTTATGTGAAGCATGTGGTAGATGAGATTGTGCGGGTTGCCAATGACTACAGGGTTCTTGGTTTCGGGTTTGCTGCAATTTGCAGTAACGATGTAGAGAAAGTTCCGGAAGATCATCCAGATCTCATGTGGCAATTCGCCCGAAAACACAATTTTACTTTCCCTTACCTCTACGACCGCACCCAGGAAGTAGCCCGAAATTACAAAGCCGAATGCACCCCAGATTTTTACCTTTTTGACGGGGAGCAAAGACTGGTGTACCACGGACAACTGGACAGCTCCCGGCCCGGGAATGGCCTTTCGGTAAACGGCAGGGAATTAAGAGAGGCTTTGGATGCCCTTTTAGGCAGTCGCCCTGTTCCCGGCCCACAAAAACCAAGTGTTGGCTGCTCTATCAAGTGGAAATACACTCCGAAGGAATGA
- a CDS encoding Mpo1 family 2-hydroxy fatty acid dioxygenase produces MRTLDQWFAEYAVSHQNKTNQLIHYICVPAIFFSIVGLVMSIPPGPLTQIFPMYIPFLENWAVVVLILVLLFYFRLSISMGFKVLIFAAFCIAGNYYISLVAPLWLVSLIIFALAWMGQFYGHKIEGKKPSFLKDIQFLLIGPAWVIRKIFG; encoded by the coding sequence ATGCGCACTTTAGATCAATGGTTTGCCGAATATGCCGTAAGCCACCAGAATAAGACCAATCAGCTCATACATTACATCTGTGTACCCGCAATTTTCTTTTCAATAGTGGGGCTGGTAATGAGCATTCCGCCGGGGCCTCTCACACAAATTTTCCCAATGTATATTCCCTTCCTGGAGAATTGGGCAGTGGTGGTGTTGATCCTGGTTTTGCTGTTTTACTTCAGGCTTTCCATAAGTATGGGTTTCAAGGTGCTAATCTTTGCAGCATTTTGCATTGCCGGGAATTATTATATTTCTCTTGTGGCCCCCTTGTGGCTGGTCTCTCTTATAATTTTTGCGCTTGCGTGGATGGGCCAGTTCTACGGACATAAAATAGAGGGCAAAAAACCCTCATTTTTGAAAGATATCCAGTTTTTGCTCATAGGTCCTGCATGGGTGATCAGGAAAATATTTGGATAA
- a CDS encoding tRNA-binding protein yields MNHLSWNDFEKVEMRVGTITEVSDFPEARKPAYQLKIDFGPGIGIKKTSAQITKRYLKEDLLNRQIVAVVNFPKKQIASFMSECLVLGAVGKENDIVLLQPDFKVENGLRIG; encoded by the coding sequence ATGAACCACCTCTCCTGGAACGACTTTGAAAAAGTAGAAATGCGTGTTGGAACCATTACTGAAGTTTCAGATTTTCCCGAAGCCAGGAAACCGGCCTATCAACTCAAGATCGATTTTGGGCCCGGGATAGGAATCAAGAAAACTTCAGCGCAAATCACCAAACGCTATTTAAAAGAAGATCTTTTGAACCGGCAGATCGTGGCTGTGGTCAATTTTCCGAAGAAACAAATCGCCAGCTTTATGAGCGAATGCCTGGTGCTGGGCGCAGTGGGAAAAGAGAACGATATTGTGCTGCTTCAACCCGACTTTAAAGTGGAAAACGGGCTGAGAATTGGATGA
- a CDS encoding TonB-dependent receptor, protein MKQHILLLLGLLFCGLAANAQHVLKIKVIDAETHQPLYGANASVQGTSIGATANEEGVISLGDVPDGIQVILVSYIGFATQQLSMEFPLAEEKLISVELSPEGEHMEEVIISATRSRRTIADLPTRVEVISGEELGEKGNMKPGDIRMLLNETTGIQTQQTSATSYNSSIRIQGLDGKYTQLLKDGYPLYSGFSGGLSLLQIVPLDLQQVEVVKGASSTLYGGGAIAGLVNLVSKTPGEEREINFLLNGTSALGLDVSGFYSDTFGKFGTTVFASYNYSDPYDPADIGLTAIPEVNRVTVNPKLFYYPSKNATLELGVNTVIEERTGGNIAFLEGGEVADPYFERNNTERVTTRAGFTQLYENGHSLMVKNSFSFFERKIEIPDFTFSGDQLASFSEVAYNFGNQDFEWVAGLNLVSDKFTQDPLAASEVVDYNHITYGAFLQNNWRISNRFSLESGLRTDYQNEYGWFVLPRLSAMVEFSDAWTARLGGGLGYKTPTIFTEDAERIQFRNVMPIDVSETEAERSFGANFDINYRTKIFEVIDFSLNTLFFYTRVNDPLILGQTFSNTPTPVYEYRQPEGYLDTQGMEANFRFKYGNFKLFTGYTLADVNEHYFGETYEAPLVAQHRMNNVLVYELHEKLVIGLESYYFGEQKLEGGLTGQDYWIFGLMTEKKWENFSIFLNFENFTDTRQTRFDSIYTGSISDPQFRDIYAPVDGFVVNGGVKINL, encoded by the coding sequence ATGAAACAACATATCCTTTTGTTGCTGGGCCTGCTTTTTTGCGGACTGGCAGCAAACGCACAGCATGTGCTAAAAATTAAAGTAATTGACGCCGAAACCCATCAGCCGCTTTACGGGGCCAACGCATCGGTACAGGGCACCAGTATTGGAGCCACTGCAAATGAAGAAGGCGTGATTAGCCTTGGGGATGTTCCTGATGGGATCCAGGTGATCCTGGTAAGTTATATAGGTTTTGCCACCCAGCAACTCAGTATGGAATTCCCTTTGGCCGAAGAAAAATTGATTAGTGTTGAGCTTTCTCCTGAAGGCGAACACATGGAGGAGGTGATCATCTCGGCTACCCGTTCCCGCCGTACCATTGCTGATCTTCCAACCCGGGTGGAGGTGATCTCGGGCGAAGAACTTGGCGAAAAGGGCAACATGAAGCCGGGAGATATCCGCATGCTGCTCAATGAAACCACGGGGATACAGACCCAGCAAACATCGGCAACTTCCTATAATTCCAGTATCCGCATCCAGGGGCTTGACGGGAAATATACACAGCTCCTTAAAGACGGCTATCCCTTGTATTCAGGTTTTTCGGGAGGCTTGAGTCTGCTGCAAATCGTGCCGCTAGACCTGCAACAGGTGGAGGTGGTGAAAGGCGCTTCGTCAACCCTGTATGGCGGCGGCGCGATTGCGGGGCTTGTGAACCTGGTGTCAAAAACGCCGGGAGAGGAGCGGGAGATCAACTTCCTGCTTAACGGAACTTCAGCCCTGGGGCTCGATGTAAGTGGTTTCTATTCCGATACCTTCGGAAAGTTTGGAACTACTGTTTTTGCTTCTTACAACTACAGCGACCCCTACGATCCTGCCGATATAGGCCTTACCGCCATTCCTGAAGTGAATCGGGTTACCGTGAATCCGAAGCTGTTTTATTACCCTTCCAAAAATGCCACTTTAGAGCTGGGTGTCAATACTGTTATTGAAGAAAGAACGGGCGGAAATATCGCCTTTTTGGAAGGTGGGGAGGTTGCAGATCCTTACTTTGAAAGAAACAATACAGAACGTGTCACTACCCGCGCCGGCTTTACCCAGCTTTATGAGAATGGCCATTCTTTGATGGTCAAAAACAGCTTCAGCTTTTTTGAGCGGAAGATAGAAATACCCGATTTCACTTTTTCGGGAGACCAGCTGGCTTCTTTCAGCGAAGTGGCTTATAACTTCGGAAACCAGGACTTTGAATGGGTGGCAGGACTGAATTTGGTTTCCGATAAATTTACTCAGGATCCTTTAGCGGCTTCCGAAGTGGTAGATTACAACCACATTACCTACGGCGCATTTCTTCAGAACAACTGGCGTATCTCAAATAGGTTTAGCCTGGAGAGCGGGTTGAGGACAGATTACCAGAATGAGTACGGCTGGTTTGTGCTGCCCCGACTTTCTGCTATGGTCGAATTTTCGGATGCCTGGACAGCAAGGCTTGGCGGCGGACTCGGCTATAAAACCCCTACCATCTTTACTGAAGATGCCGAAAGGATACAGTTTAGAAATGTAATGCCTATTGATGTTTCTGAAACTGAAGCCGAAAGATCTTTTGGAGCAAACTTCGACATTAATTATCGCACCAAGATTTTTGAGGTGATCGATTTTAGCCTTAATACGCTGTTTTTCTATACCAGGGTGAACGATCCGCTTATTTTGGGGCAAACTTTCAGCAATACTCCAACTCCGGTTTATGAGTATCGCCAGCCTGAAGGTTACCTGGATACCCAAGGTATGGAAGCGAATTTTAGATTCAAATATGGGAATTTTAAACTCTTCACAGGTTACACTCTTGCCGATGTAAATGAGCATTATTTTGGAGAGACCTATGAGGCGCCACTTGTGGCACAACACCGGATGAACAATGTGCTGGTGTATGAGCTCCATGAAAAACTGGTGATTGGCCTGGAAAGCTATTACTTCGGAGAGCAGAAGCTGGAAGGCGGTTTGACCGGGCAGGATTACTGGATCTTTGGATTAATGACCGAGAAGAAATGGGAGAATTTTTCAATCTTCCTGAACTTCGAGAATTTCACCGACACCCGCCAAACCCGATTTGACAGCATTTACACCGGCTCCATATCTGATCCGCAGTTCCGGGACATTTATGCCCCTGTAGACGGATTTGTAGTGAATGGCGGGGTGAAGATCAATCTATAA